Proteins encoded within one genomic window of Oncorhynchus nerka isolate Pitt River linkage group LG9b, Oner_Uvic_2.0, whole genome shotgun sequence:
- the LOC115114554 gene encoding uncharacterized protein LOC115114554 isoform X2: MMCLILRIAFLLVQVRGHCYTSINSAHVDQMIRPGHSFSLACEFVCLQPSHVMQWWKDGQVLLNASAILPNITLSMHVSGAGEKDSGNYSCRTEPPDALGTTAVITVGDLPTSGPSVNTLEPTIESKQGMCEVHGVRVSTQGVLDVVMVWYLLLKAIFLILMVTTIALVLACRLR, encoded by the exons ATGATGTGCTTGATCTTAAGGATAGCTTTTCTCTTGGTCCAAGTAAGAG GTCACTGTTACACCTCCATCAACTCAGCCCATGTGGACCAAATGATCCGGCCGGGCCACAGCTTCAGCCTGGCCTGTGAGTTTGTCTGCCTACAGCCCAGCCATGTGATGCAGTGGTGGAAGGATGGCCAGGTCCTACTTAACGCTAGCGCCATCCTGCCCAACATTACTCTGTCTATGCATGTGAGTGGAGCTGGGGAGAAGGACAGTGGAAACTATAGCTGTAGGACAGAACCACCTGATGCCCTGGGCACCACAGCTGTTATTACAGTGGGAG ACCTCCCTACCTCTGGGCCCTCTGTCAATACCCTTGAGCCCACAATAGAGTCAAAGCAGGGTATGTGTGAGGTGCATGGGGTTCGGGTTTCCACACAAG gtgttcTAGATGTTGTGATGGTGTGGTACCTACTGTTGAAGGCTATATTTCTCATCCTCATGGTGACCACTATAGCTCTGGTTCTAGCCTGCAGGCTCCGCTGA